The DNA sequence TCTATTTCTAAAAGAGAATCCTAACATGTCTGTAAGTTCCATCACTTCTATTTCTAAATGACAAAGGTACAATACTAACTCTGCATTGTCTAAAGATGTAGTTAGCCAAAGaattaacattacatgatgatgaTCTATCAGTTatgctcaggtgagctaaaaacgtaCGATGGAAAAGTTACTAGTGCAGCGAATGCACCTTTCAAACTCAGAAAAACTAAATGGCTtcagttttttatatcaaaagtaacattcatttcttttaatgtTACTCCATAGAGAAATCATGTCCTAGACAAATAATTCTATCTCTTTTACCTGTGACCTTGATTTTTACCAAAGGAGCAAAGTTCAGGGTCACAGTACATGATCCTGTTATAAGCATTCTTTGAACCAAATATACACCTCAACTGTCTTTCCATTATTATAAAGTTATGGCCTGAAATATGTATTTCTAACATATTGACCAGTTACCTTGATTTTCTTACGGTAATTGATATTAATCCAAGGTCATGACAAATTGTCTGGTAATAATCAACTCTTGTGCCTATTATGAACTACTATCCCTCCACTATAAAGTTCTGCCCCACAGAATGTTACTAACTCTCTTATCAGTGACCTTTGGCCAAATGACCTTATTCTGGGTCATGACACACTGTTTGGTAATAAGAAATTCTTGTGTCAAGCATGAGCTTCTATTACTATTGTTGTGTCCCAAACAGATTTTCATAACATTTTTAATTCTAGACCTTTATCTTAGCAAAAAACTACAATTCAGTATCAATACATATCATCTGCTCATTAGCAACCATTCTGCTTAGCATCAACCTCTAGCATCTCTCCTTTACAAAGTTATGGACCTGAAATAAATCTAAATTCTTTTAATTGATAGCCTTAAAGTTGGTTTAGGGTCAGTTGACTGTTATTAAACAACTTtgtataagtacatgtatgagcaTTTAATGTCTCTTCATTACAAACTTGTGGTCTCAACAAATATTTCTTACCATTTCTTTTTACTAATGACTTCGAACTTGACCAATCACCTTGGGACTTGAATCCCTGACTCAAAGGCCTTGAGTTTCACAATTCTAATAGAAGCTTCCGTGCTTATCTTTACTATGCTTGTCCTCAGTtcaagaattttaaagaaaaaattcaCTTTAACTACTATGAACCACAGATCCCCAGTCTAGCATCAAAGCCCATGACCTTGGGACCTTGACTTTCAAACTTTTATAGAGGCCTCTTCCTTTATCACTATCATGGACTAAGTTTGATCATTTGACAAGTCCATGACCCAAGGACCATGACTTTCAGATTTCTTTAGAGGCTTCTCTGTTTATCATTTTCAGCAACAAGTTTGATTATTCACTTTATAACCAGTAGTGGCACAAAAACCCTGACCAGGAGCTATAAAATTCACATTTTGGTAGAGTCATCCTATATATACATGGCATAGTAATTCTGCTATATGtcctataatgaaaaaaatgattttttaattattacatcAGTTTTTAAGGTTTTGATCCCACCCTCATAAttcggaccccccccccccccccccccccccttcattgATGTACATATCAATTCTGGTAAAAAGTGACCCAGTAACATCtgataaaacttttaaattgttcaaatatcaATGCATGATTAACAATGGACAACTCacaataggtcacctgtccTGAATTACTCTGGTGAACTTTAAACAAGGTTAGAAATGAAGCTTAAATCAATTTAGGAATTTCTCTTCCAgtggccttgaccttttacATTTCACCTTGAAAACCGATAGAAACTCAGATCTTTATTTAAGGTACAATTACTGAAagtttgatttgaaaatcagatAGGAAATCTTAAGTAGCTTAAAATATAGGTGCATTTAGGGCTACTTTAAATGATGAAGTGGGACAGAGTGCATttacagtcagtgaggaagataataaaaaatattaaaagctGCCTCTCATTAGAGATGTAAATGTAGGGAatataaaatatcatcaaaatactaaaatgaaaacataaaagCAATGTCGTatttgtaagtacatgtaatacccTTGATATGGTATGTAAGAGCAACAAATCATGTAATAagcatttcattgtttattcaTCCTAAATACTTATTACTTAATTGTGTATAAATCAAATTCGGATGATGAAACTGCATATGAGAAACTTACCGTGTACAATCACTAATGCAATCATGGGCATTTGTCCTATACACCATGCGTTAACAAATTATTGCCTTATTGTGTTTAGAGTTCTCTAAAGAAAAATCACTCAGATGCATCTGGAATGCTGATCTTTATGCAAGATAATATTCTAGCAATTCTCGAGAAAAATTAAATGGGGAATATAGCTTGTGTGCAAGGAATTTCATTTCCAGCATCCTTGAAAACCTAAAGGTACCATCCCTGCAAGTTTGGTAAAAATCAGATAAGAAATGTCACTTAAATCCTGTACACAAGACTGAAACCGTGAACACATACAGGCAGGTCACTACATGTCCTGCTGTAAATATGTTGTAAGGGGATCTAGAACTGACCAGTACTTTTTCGAGGAGTTAAGCACATTTCAAATTCTTTATCTAAACTGGAGTAGCCAAACTAGCTGCGTGATTCTTCAAAAGTTTCTTATAGAACACCAATGAAAGACTagtacatgtttacatatacatgtattgcatttCTACCAAGTCCAtaataatacatacatgtacctaatagCTGCAGGTCATGCTCAGTTAGAAACAGAATATAGCTATCATGTATGTATTAAGAGGATGCATCATTTGTTAGTACATATACTATTTAAAACTAGTAGTCTAGAATTACTATTTCTCTTTTACACAATCTATTGTAATTACAACAACTGCATATCCATGAAATGAGACTAGCATGcttttaaacttttcattttgtttgGACAATTGTGTCCAACTACTTAACATCTAGGCCTACATTCTACATCTAAATCAAGTAATCAATTACATGGGGTTGGAAATTTTGTAAATGCTTTGGGTCattttctaaaagctttggTCATTTGTAATTCACTCTTGGTTATTTTCATAGTTTCTTGTCCAAATACACTTTAAGGAAgtttaaaattcacatttctTAATGTCCATTCCTGATTGTTATGGTTATCGTTAGGTTTTATTCACTAAAACAAATGATAACAATATGCAAGTGATTTTCAAAGGCTCAAACTTTAATCTCTGAAAGTTCTCGATCTCCAAAGTAATTTCCGCtctaatttttttctctctatataaatGAGCAAATTTACTCCTAATCTCTCAAAACTCTCAGAagtaaaattcaagtttcattatataaaatttcttataatTTACTCTCCATACCTTCAAGTACTAATTGCTGATACAAGCCATAGTGACTGGTATAACACAGCATAGACTGGGAACAGCTTAATAGAGTTTGATTATTCATTAACCTACTTAAATTCTGAAAGGCTGCTGATGATAAAGCAATGAGATACTAATATTACTGAAACAAATTAAGAATGTAAAAtcacaattaaaaatatttagtttCTTAATCATATTTCAGATATCATGTCTTAAGATAAAGAATATAACTTGAAAGAATCAAAATATTAAGTTTGCCATCCTTCAATAATATAAACATAGTTGGTACTACTTTTGCAAAACTGGTCAATTGAAGTTCCAATTTCTGGACTCTCGAAAACTCAAACTTTTGATATCTTGAAGTTTTATTGTGGTTCCTTGGACTTTGAGTTTTCTCGAGTCAAATGTACTTTAATTCTTCAGGGTTGCACAATTAGTTGaactgatttttattttttattttcaattttcagccTGCAGCAAAAATAAGGCATATTCAGTACATCAGATATAGAACTGTACATATTGTTTGTCTCCTTGGttgaaataaatcattatcATAGAGAAATTGTGACTTTGAGAATCCTGGAGTGAGGACCTATCCTACCTTTGGGAACTTGATATTTCTGTCCATCATTCCTGCTATACTGATTCTCCAACAGTTTGTCTTTCTCATTTTCCATCTGGAAAACTGCTCAAAACAAGAAAAGTTCCTTTCAACAATTGTACAAATAACATAAGCCTGTCCAATAAACCCTATTTCATTTGCTGAGATTTTGCTTAAATAAGTTCTCTTTATGAGTGGATTCTTGtaataattcaaacaaatttgaAGATGCACCTGTGCATATATGCTCCTCAGTTATGAAGCATATGGGTCATGGATCCATCTTATTCTTTCTTGCTTATAGTTGTATTATTTAAGGAGAAATACCacaccaaagaaatttgatatgaatggaAAGTGGGGGACATGTTCAATAATATTACTTcttttagtcaaaaaatgcagttttagtagaaagtaatctgaaacaagatgtgtttgtgaaacacaaatgcccccgataatggccaattccaaagatggccaaggtcaaaaagacaaatatcttggtaccagtagaaagatcttgtcacaagaaatgctcatgtacaatatgaaagctctaatatttaccatttagaagttatgacctatgtaaaaaaaaaaattaaaagtaggtcaaatgtcaaggtcaaaaggtttagtaccaacggaaaggtcttgtaacaaggaatactcatgtgaaatatcaaaattctaTCACTTACCGttaaaaagttataagcaaagttaaaattttcaaaaagtagattaaactccaaggtcaaggtcactgggtcaataatgttggtacccacggaaaggtcttgtcacaaggaatattcatatgaaatatcaaagctctatcacttactgttcaaaagctattagcaaggttaaaattttcaaaaagtaggtcaaactccaaggtcaaggtcatagggtcaaaaatgttggtacccacggaaaggtcttgtcacaaggaatactcatgtgaaatatcaaagctctatcacttactgttcaaaagttattagcaagattaaagtttcagacagaatgacagaattacagaatgacagacaggacaaaaacaatatgccccccgatcttcaatctcgggggcataaaaatttttaaaattctgtttGACTCAAACCTGCAATCTACAGATCTGCAGTCAACACGTtaactgaccccccccccccccaccccaactAACACCCCAAAGAAGCAtcaactgaccaagtttgatggtcctaggcCTCACAATGCTCAGGATATGATCTTGCTATGACTTGAATATGTAGCcataaaattccaaaatgagTCAATGACTTACTTTTGGGTCACaataaaccccccccccctcccatgatgcatcaactgaccaagtttgatggtcctaagCCTCACAGGATGTAAGATATCATCCAGGCATGATTTGAGTAAGTATAGCCATAAAATATCAGGAGGCGGCTACGGTGACCTCTCTCTGAGCCACGACACACCTTTACTCAGGCTAGATACATCATATGATCAAATTTGATAGTCCTAAGCCTCACAGCATGAAAGATATGATGCAGATACAATCTGAGTATTATATCCATGAGTATTATATATCCATTAAAATCCAGAAGGAGGACCACAATGAACTATTTTTAGCGTGCAAcatatcacccccccccccccacccccccccacccccactgcATCAACTACTAACCCAAATCCGATAGTCCTAGGCCTCATAATGTGACCTAATTGATGGATGAATGGAAAGACAAAACAAACGAGAAGGCCTACACCAAATTATGGCTTGTCAGATGATGGGTCTAAAATAAAGTCTTGCAAACATTTCCAAATCTACATCTCACAATATACTCGCAATAGTTCCTACATGGTACAAAACAACATGATTTCTTGGAAGTACTTGTATACTCATCAACTTcaaaagtcaaaaatgtgaaataccCCTTTCTTCCTCCCTGAGTTTTGTGTCCTCATGCTGGAGTCTGGTCAGCTTTTCTTTCACACTCTCCAGGCTTTCTTTCTTATCTTGTTTAGATTCTTCTCTGCATAAAAGATGGCCACACATAAAATAATAACAATCAGATCTGAATTGTGATGGAAATTCTTCATTTACCACCTTATACTAGCCCAATGAAACATATCCGAACTTTCACCTTGTGTTTACCTactttacatgtttatattttgtGAGAGTTTCTATGACTATGTTTTGTATCGCTTATACCATACCGTTTTACCCATACTGGTTCATCTTCATCCAGGTCCTCTTTGTAAGGCTGTGTAGCCGTCTTGCTCTGTTGAATAGCTGTCTTAATATCAGCTATGGCAGTGTCTAGCGCTTCTCGCTTGGCTTTCAGATCCTCCATTATAGCTTTTGTGTCCATCTCCTTTGGTTTGCTTTTCTCTTTCAAACCATACTCTCTGTCCAGACTTTCTAACTCCTGTGCTATGTCAGCTTTCTGCCTTGAGCGTAACATAGCTGATGGGGACTGATAGGCATTGTTTACGGAGGGGCCTTCCTCAACGTCGCTGGCCTGACTACTGGATAATCCATCTTCCACTATGGGCATCCCAATGCTGTTCTTCTCGCCATCAGAGAGTATGCTTTCTACCTCCACACTGTCACACTCTGTGTTTTCTGGGGACAGGGAGAAAGCCTGCTTCTCCTCAGTCAGGGGACTATCTGTTGTGTCCAAAGGAATCTCCGTCAACATATCCTCACTTACATTCTGTATTGCATTTGTGTAATCCAATTTTTGTAGACAGTGAGTTTTTTCTGGTGAATTTTCTCTTGAGAAATCATCCCCATTTGAAAATCCACTGAGTGTCATACCGTTTCTTTTGGCCTCCTCTGCACTAGAGTACGCTAATCTCATTCCAACATATGAATCTCCATCTTGAACTCTGGCATACTTCACATAGTCATATTCATTTTCCACTTCATTTCCAGGTGAAGACAAATTTTGAACAACACTTTCCTGTTTCTCAATTTCTTTCATACTTTTGTCTTTGATTTCCTTATCCTCCTCAATTTTTTCTTGCATATGTGGTTGTATAAAACAAGGGGGTCTCACACTTGTTATCTTCACCAACTGTACAACTTCCTCTTCCTCAATTGTATCTTCAGTTCGATTGCCATCACTTGTGTTACTTAAGTTGTCAGTTGTTCTGATCAAGTGATTGTGCATTGATTTCTCCAATTCCCTCTCAACACTAGATCCCTCCCTCCCACTCCCGACGGATCCTTCCCTGTCACTTCCACTTCCTGTAGATCCTTCTCCTACCCTACATGCCAAACCTGGTGACTGTTTCCCTGACCTTATCTTAGGCTTGGCACCTTGAGCACTAAAGATCACATTATCAATgtctttttcataatttttaacttctccCACCACTGgaatattatttctaatttcTAAAGTATTTCTTTTGCTAATAACTTTATCACTAGGCGAACTCTCTTTTGTCTTCATGTCCTTAGCCTGTACAAAGTTATTTTCACCTTCACTTCCTCCAGCAGCTTGTTTATTTCTCTCTAATTCGTCTTTTGTCACCATTGTGTCACGTCTCTCATTCCTCACAAACTCTTCACAAGCATCCTGCTTACATTTTGATGATATTGCACAGGGTAAATCTTGAATATCACAGCTTAAATT is a window from the Ostrea edulis chromosome 5, xbOstEdul1.1, whole genome shotgun sequence genome containing:
- the LOC125649227 gene encoding uncharacterized protein LOC125649227 isoform X6; translation: MSDIEDEINLDDVKPEPSEPYLAEGACGGNPPGRPFSPRSDNLSLEVQFEEESSRHPSEISTLSYQNLLEEGEGSCVVLSRQESEDSTDSLPSDFVDFPRDVNLSCDIQDLPCAISSKCKQDACEEFVRNERRDTMVTKDELERNKQAAGGSEGENNFVQAKDMKTKESSPSDKVISKRNTLEIRNNIPVVGEVKNYEKDIDNVIFSAQGAKPKIRSGKQSPGLACRVGEGSTGSGSDREGSVGSGREGSSVERELEKSMHNHLIRTTDNLSNTSDGNRTEDTIEEEEVVQLVKITSVRPPCFIQPHMQEKIEEDKEIKDKSMKEIEKQESVVQNLSSPGNEVENEYDYVKYARVQDGDSYVGMRLAYSSAEEAKRNGMTLSGFSNGDDFSRENSPEKTHCLQKLDYTNAIQNVSEDMLTEIPLDTTDSPLTEEKQAFSLSPENTECDSVEVESILSDGEKNSIGMPIVEDGLSSSQASDVEEGPSVNNAYQSPSAMLRSRQKADIAQELESLDREYGLKEKSKPKEMDTKAIMEDLKAKREALDTAIADIKTAIQQSKTATQPYKEDLDEDEPVWVKREESKQDKKESLESVKEKLTRLQHEDTKLREEERVFQMENEKDKLLENQYSRNDGQKYQVPKDFDTDEETDVLLQKQYQKDSSVDIPELTQPPVNRSAQEERRTKAKEASIHDPENPSVLIEGVLFRARYLGSTQLISEGQPSKALRMMQAQEAVGRIKAPEGENQPSTAVDLFVSTEKIMVLNTDLQEIMMDHSLRTVSYIADIGEILVIMARRRILSSPGEESLRKKKQAKVLCHVFESDEAQLIAQSIGQAFQVAYMEFLKANGIEDPTLMKEIDYQEVLNQQEIYGEELNLFSNKERQKEVIVPKLKGESLGIVIVESGWGSMVPTVVLANMCPSGPAARCGQLNIGDQIISINGISLVGLPLSSCQTYIKTGKQQTVVKLTVVPCAPVVEVLIKRPDVKYQLGFSVQNGVICSLLRGGIAERGGVRVGHRIIEINNQSVVAVPHEKIVSLLANSVGEIHMKTMPTSIYRLLTGQETPHYL